GACATCGCGGGGACCACCCGGTGACGCGTGCAGGGCGTGTCAGCAGCCCTTGAGCCGCACCGCCAGGTAGTCCGATACCTTGTCCAGCGCGATCCGCTCCTGGGTCATCGCGTCACGCTCACGGATGGTGACCGCGTTGTCCTCCAGGGTGTCGAAATCGACTGTCACGCAATACGGCGTGCCGATCTCGTCCTGGCGGCGGTAGCGGCGGCCGATCGCACCGGCATCGTCGAACTCGACGTTCCAGTTCTTGCGCAGTTCGGCGGCCAGGTCGCGGGCCTTGGGTGACAGATCCGCATTGCGCGACAGCGGCAGCACGGCGGCCTTGACCGGGGCCAGGCGCGGGTCGAGCTTGAGCACGGTGCGCTTGTCCACCCCGCCCTTGGCGTTCGGAGCCTCGTCCTCGGTGTAGGAATCGACCAGGAACGCCATCAGGGAGCGGGTCAGGCCGGCCGCGGGCTCGATCACGTACGGCACGTACCGGGTGTCGGCACCCTGATCGTAGAACGACAGATCGACACCGGAATGCTTTGCGTGCGTAGACAAGTCGAAGTTCGTGCGGTTGGCGATGCCTTCCAGCTCACCCCACGGGTTGCCGGCGAAACCGAACTTGTACTCGATGTCGACGGTGCCGTCGGAGTAGTGCGACAACTTCTCCTTGGGATGGTCGTACAGGCGCAGGTTGTCCCGGTTGATACCGAGGTCGACGTACCACTGCAGGCGCGTCTCGATCCAGTACTTGTGCCACTCGCCGGCCGTCGACGGCTCGACGAAGAACTCCATCTCCATCTGCTCGAACTCGCGCGTGCGGAAGATGAAGTTGCCCGGGGTGATCTCGTTGCGGAAGCTCTTGCCGATCTGGCCGATGCCGAACGGCGGCTTCTTGCGCGCGGTGGTGACCACGTTGGCGAAGTTGACGAAGATGCCCTGGGCGGTCTCCGGGCGCAGGTAGTGCAGCCCCTCCTCGGACTCGATCGGGCCGAGGTAGGTCTTGAGCATCATGTTGAAGTCGCGCGGCTCGGTCCACTGCCCCTTGGTGCCGCAGTCGGGGCAGACGATCTCGTCCATCGGCACCGAGTCCGGGTCATCGAGACCCTTCTTGGTCGCGTACGCCTCCTGCATGTGGTCCTGACGGTGGCGCTTGTGGCAGTTCAGGCACTCCACGAGCGGGTCGTTGAACACGTCGACGTGACCGGAGGCCACCCACACCTGGCGCGGCAGGATGATCGCGGAGTCCAGGCCG
The genomic region above belongs to Mycolicibacterium sp. HK-90 and contains:
- a CDS encoding glycine--tRNA ligase gives rise to the protein MASIIDTVANLAKRRGLVFQSGEIYGGTKSAWDYGPLGVELKENIKRQWWRSVVTSRDDVVGLDSAIILPRQVWVASGHVDVFNDPLVECLNCHKRHRQDHMQEAYATKKGLDDPDSVPMDEIVCPDCGTKGQWTEPRDFNMMLKTYLGPIESEEGLHYLRPETAQGIFVNFANVVTTARKKPPFGIGQIGKSFRNEITPGNFIFRTREFEQMEMEFFVEPSTAGEWHKYWIETRLQWYVDLGINRDNLRLYDHPKEKLSHYSDGTVDIEYKFGFAGNPWGELEGIANRTNFDLSTHAKHSGVDLSFYDQGADTRYVPYVIEPAAGLTRSLMAFLVDSYTEDEAPNAKGGVDKRTVLKLDPRLAPVKAAVLPLSRNADLSPKARDLAAELRKNWNVEFDDAGAIGRRYRRQDEIGTPYCVTVDFDTLEDNAVTIRERDAMTQERIALDKVSDYLAVRLKGC